The sequence AATTCACTCACCCAACACCCTTGCCGATATGCCCTGTTTAAGCGGGATCAAGCGTGTCATAACGGGCGGTGTTCGACAGTTTCATAGGCGAATGGAGGGGAACACGCGATATCTCGACGCGGTTTTACGCGAGGCAATCGACGGGTCTAAGGTGCCTTAGATGTTCCAAGCTCCGAGCGTATTCACAAGGGCCCCGCTCCCCCCGGTGACCCGGGAGCCGGAGCCCAGACGCGAGCAGACGCCCACCGCCCCGGCCCCCGCCGAGGCCCCGCCGGCGGCGGCGAAGAAGCGTGACCCCTACTTCGACAATGTGAAGTATCTGGCCATCGTCCTGGTCGCGGTGGCGCACGCCTGGGAACCGGTGATGGACGGCAGCCGGGCCACCCGGGCGCTCTACATGATCGTGTACACGTTCCACATGCCGGCCTTCATCCTCATCTCCGGCTATTTCTCCCGGACGTTCGACATGTCCGCCCCGAAGGTGAAGCGCCTGATCACCGGCGTCGCCGTGCCGTACGTTCTGTTCGAGACGGCCTACTCGCTCTTCAAGCGGTACGTGGACGATTCGCCCGACACCTCGATCACCCTGGTCGATCCGCTGTTCCTGACGTGGTTCCTGATCGCCCTGTTCATCTGGCGGGTCACCACGCCGATCTGGCTCACACTGCGCCATCCGCTGCCGGTGGCGCTCGCCATCGCCATGCTGGCCTCGATCTCCCCGGACATCGGCGACGACCTGGATCTCCAGCGGGTCTTCCAGTTCCTGCCGTTCTTCGTCCTCGGCCTGCTGATGAGGCCCGAGCACTTCCAGCTGATCCGGCGCCGCGAGGTGCGGCTGCTCTCCCTGCCGCTGTTCGCGGGCGCCCTGCTGTTCGCGTACTGGATCGCCCCGCGCATGCAGCTCGGCTGGCTCTACCGCGCCAACAGCGCCCAGGAGATGGACGCCCCGTGGTGGTCCGGCGCGGTGATGTCGCTGGCCCTGTTCGGCTGCGCACTGGCGCTGACCGTCGCCTTCCTGGCCTGGGTGCCGCGCAGGAACATGTGGTTCACGGCGCTGGGCGCCGGGACCATCTGCGGCTATCTGCTCCACGGCTTCCTGATCAAGGGCGCCGTCTACACGGGCCTGTTCGACCGGTACACCTGGCTCTCCGACCCCGTCGGCCTGGTCGTCGTCTCGGTGGTGGCCGCGGTCGCGGTGACGCTCATGTGCTCGCCGCCGGTGGGCCGGGCCCTGAAGTTCGCCACCGAACCGGACATGCCGTGGGCGTTCCGGAAGGATCCCGCGAAGCGCTGAACCCGCTCCCGCTCCTCGCTCTCCCTGCTTTTCGATCCACCCGTGGCGTCGGCCACGGGTGGATCACTGCGTTTCCGGGTTGGCCGAATCCTTTCGGTCCGAGGGCGGTTCCCCGCCGACCAGCCCCAACAGCGCCCGCACCTGCGCATACTTCGCCGTCAGCCGGGTACGCACCGGCTCGTCCAGGACCGCGAGGCGGGCCGGATCCGCGTTGTGGGCCAGATCCGCCTCCTTGATGAGCAGCGCGCCCTCGGTGGCGAGGATCCGGGCCGTGTACGCGGACAGCTCCTCGCCCGGCCGCTTGGTGACGGCCAGGACCATGTCCTTGACCTCCTGCGGCAGAGCGGCCTCCGCCAGCCACCGCGCGGAGAGCGCTCCGTCCTCGACCGCGTCGTGCAGCCAGGCCGCCGCGATCTGCCGGTCGGTGCCGCCGCGCACCCGTACGCCCTCGGCCACCGCGGCCAGGTGTTCCGTGTACGGGCGGCCCGCCTTGTCGGTCTGTGTCGCATGGGCCTCACGGGCAAGAGCCTCGATCTCGGCCAGGTCCAGAGGGTCGTCAGCCATGGCCCGACTCTACGGCGGCGCCTCAACACCCGCCCTGGCCTGCGGCGTTACCGGGAGCGGGCCGCCGCTTGCCCGGCGAACAAAAGCCGACAATTCGGCGGCTTCATAGTTGCAGAGTCAATCGTTCGGTAAACTAATTACTGATGGTTTGTTGACGCCCTCTTGACACCCTCTTGACCTACCGCGAAGGAACAGGCTCATCGGACACGCAGACACCCTCCTCGCCATGGGCGGCGCCTTCCTGGCCGCTGCCGTCCTCGCCCGCCTCGGCGGCCGCATCGGGCTGCCGACGATCCCCCTGTTCATCCTGGCCGGCATCCTCCTCGGCCCCCACACCCCCGGTTACACGCTTCTCTCCAACCCGCACGACCTGGAGATGCTCTCCGCGCTGGGACTCGTCCTCCTGCTCTTCTACCTCGGGCTCGAGTTCCACATGGACGACCTCAAGACGGGTGGCCGCAAGATGGCCATCGCGGGCGGGACGTATCTGGCCCTGAACGTGGGCGCCGGTCTCGGCTTCGGTTTCGCGCTCGGCTGGGGCACATCGGAGGCGCTGGTCCTCGCCGGTGTGCTCGGCATATCCTCGTCCGCCATCGTGACCAAGATCCTGGTGGACCTGGGGCGCATCGGTAATCCGGAGACCCGGCCGATCCTCGGCATCATCGTCGTCGAGGACGTCTTCCTCGCCCTCTACCTCGCGGCCCTCCAGCCGATCCTGTCCGGTGCGGACAGCCTCTCGGCGATGCTCGTGGACGGCGGCAAGGCCTTCGGCTTCCTGCTGCTGCTCGCCCTGGCCGCCCGGTTCGGGACGAAGCTCATCGGCAAGCTGATGAACACCAAGGACGACGAGCTCCTCGTCATCTCCTTCCTCGGTGTCGCGGTCTTCGTCGCCGGGGTCTCCGAGATGTTCGGCGTCGCCGACGCGATCGGTGCCTTCATGGTCGGCCTGATGCTCGGCTCCACCACGTCCGGCGAGCGCATCCTCAAGCTGGTCCACCCGCTGCGGGACGCGTTCGGCGCCATCTTCTTCTTCGCCTTCGGTCTCTCCATCGACCCGGGCGACCTCCTGAGCGTCTTCTGGCCGGTGCTGGCGGCCGTCATCCTGACGCTCGCGATGAACGTGGCCGCGGGTCTCGCGGCCGCCAGGATCTACAGCTTCGGCACCCAGGCCACGGCCAACATCGCCACCACGCTGGTGGCCCGGGGCGAGTTCGCGCTCATCCTGGCCACGATGGCGGCGGCCGCCGGACTGGACAACCGGCTCTCGCCCTTCATCGCCGGTTACGTGCTCCTCCTCGCCGTCCTCGCTCCGCTGGCGGCCGGCCGTTCCCACTGGCTGGCCAAGGTCCTCCCCGGCGGACGCGGCAAGGACGGTGGCGGCAAGGACGGCGACAAGGATCAGGAACAGATCCCGGTGTCTGTCTGAACGGAGACGGAGGGCGTCCCCAGGAGTCACCCGGGGGTGATGATCACCACATCATCATCTCCGGGTGATGGGCCTCTCTCCGTTGACGCGGCCCTCACCTCGGGGCGCGTCCCGTCGACGCGGCCCGCTCAGGCCCTGCGGGAGAGCAGCAGGAGCGCCCGGTCGTCGTTGACGTCCTTGGCGCAGGCCTCGATCAGATGCCAGGCCGCGCCCTCGAAGCCGGTGGAGACATAGCGGTCGGCCTCGCCCGTCAGCCGGTCGATCCCCTCGGCGATGTCCCGGTCTGACGCCTCCACCAGGCCGTCCGTGAAGAGCATGAGTACGTCCCCGGGCGCGAGCGAGCCCTTGACCGCGTCGAACTCGGCCCCGTCGTAGACGCCGAGCAGCGGGCCCTCCCCCGACTTCTCCTCCCACTGGCCGCTGCCCGCGTGCAGTTGCAGGGCGGGCGGATGGCCGGCCGAGAAGATCTCGTAGTCGCCGGAGTCCAGGTCCAGCACCAGATGGATCGAGGTGGCGAACCCCTCGTCCCAGTCCTGGCGCAGCAGATAGCCGTTGGCGGCGGCGAGGAAGCCGTGCGGCGGCAGCGATCCGAGCAGGCCGCCGAAGGCGCCGGAGAGCAGCAGGGCCCGGGAGCCCGCGTCCATGCCCTTGCCGGAGACGTCGGTGAGGACGACCTCCAGGGTCCGGCCGCCGTGGGTGCGGGCCGCGACGACGAAGTCCCCGGAGAAGGACTGGCCGCCGGCCGGGCGCAGGGCCATCTCGCGGTGCCAGCCCTGGGGCAGCCGGGGCAGGGCGCTCTGGACCCGGATGCGTTCGCGCAGGTCGAAGAGCATGGTGCCGCCGCGCCGCCAGGGCACGCCGACCCGGGCCCGGAACTGGGCGAGGATCAGCCCGAAGAACCCGCAGGCAGCGACCACGAGCACGGTGCCCGGGGTGACTCTGGCCGGCCCGTCGGCGTACGGCCCCAGCGTGAGCGCCTCCACGATCAGGGCGGCGGCGGACGTGGCGTACAGACCGAGCAGGCTGGCGGGGCGCAGCAGGAGGCCGCCCGCGACGATGGGCAGGGCGAGGGCGGCCGGGTCGATCCAGACCGGGCTGGTGATGGTGGCGAAGGTGATGGCCGGGATGGTCAGCAGCAGACCGGCCATCGCGATCCAGTCGGAGCCGTCGCCCCGGAAGTAGTCCACCCCGGATTTGCGCAGCCCGATGCGGGCCCGGTGCATCGATCTGCGCCACCGGGCCCAGAAGTCGTCCACTCCTCCGCGACGGGCCATTGCCGGGACCCTATCCACCCGGACGCCTCCGGTGCAGGGGGACCCCGGTGACAATGCGCGCGAAATCGGGTCGTCCGGTGCGGCCGGCCCTGGTAGGGATGGCCTATGACTTCTGAACTCCGTGTGCTGCGACCTGCTGACTGGGACGTCTGGTTCCCCTGCCTGGAGCGGGCGTTCGGGGGTGTGCTGTCCGCCCCGGAGTCGCGTGCGCTCTGGCGGGAGCTGGTCGAGTTCGACCGGTTCATCGGGCTCTGGGACGGGGAGGCGTGCGTCGGTACGGCGGGGGCGTACAGCTTCCGGCTGACCGTGCCCGGCGGGGCGGCGGTGCCCACGGCCGGGGTGACGATGGTGAGCGTGGCCGGGACGCACCGGCGGCGGGGGCTGCTGCGGACGATGATGCGGCGCCAGTTGGACGACGTACGGTCCTGGGGCGAGCCGCTCGCCGTGCTGACCGCTTCGGAGCCGGCGATCTACGGGCGCTTCGGGTACGGCGCCGCGACCCGGGCCCTGAGCCTGGACGTCGACACCGCCCGCGTACAGCTGGACCTGCCGCCGGGCACGGACGAGGTGCGGGTGCGCTACGCGGACCCGGTGGCGGCCCTGCCCGCCTGCGAGGACGTGTACGGGCGGCTCGCCGCCGAGCGTCCGGGCACGCCGGTGCGGCAGCCGAAGTGGGAGCAGGCCGCGGTGATCGACACGGAGCAGGACCGGGCGGGCGCCTCCCCGTTGCAGTGCGTGCTCGCGGAGCGGGACGGGGAGGTGGCGGGGTACGCCACGTTCCGGGTGCGGCCGGACTGGGACCGGGCGGGGCCCAAGGGGACGGTGGTGCTGCGGGATCTGGCGGCGCTGGACCCGGCGTCGTACGCGGCGCTGTGGCGGTTCCTGTTCGGCATCGACCTGACGTCGGCCGTGGCGGCGGGCGGGCGGCCGGTGGACGAGCCGCTGATGCAGCTGGTCTCGGATGTGCGGCGGTGCGAGGCGCGGGTGCAGGACTCGCTCTACGTACGGCTGGTGGAGGTGGGGGCGGCGCTGGAGGCCCGGGCGTACCGGACGCCGGTGGATGTGGTGCTGGAGGTGGAGGACGCCTTCTGCCCGTGGAACGCGGGGCGCTGGCATCTGGTGGCGGACGCGAAGGGCGGTGCCTCGTGCCGGCGTGCGCCGGATCGCGCGCCGGATCTGGAGCTGTCGGTACGGGAGCTGGGCGCCGCCTACCTGGGCGGGGTGTCGTTCACCTCGCTCGCGGCGGCGGGCCGGGTGCGGGAGGTGCGTCCGGGCGCGGTGGAGGAGGCCTCGGCCGCGTTCTCGTGGCATGTGGAGCCGTGGCTGCCGCACAGCTTCTGAGACGACCGGGGACCGGGCGCCGGAGAGGCGTCAGGCGCCCGACAGCCCCGGGTCCTGGCAGCGCGGGCACCAGAAGAGGTTGCGGGCGGCGAGGTCCGCCGTCCGGATCTCGCTCGCGCAGATGTGGCAGGGCAGGCCGGCCCGGCGGTAGACGTAGACCTCGCCGCCGTGGTCGTCCTTGCGGGGCGGGCGGCCCATCGCCTCGGGGAGGTGCTCGGGGCGGACGGTGTCGATCCGGTTGTTCGTCACGCCCTCACGCATCAGCTCCACCAGGTCCGCCCAGATGGCGTCCCACTCGGCGCGGGTGAGGTCCTTGCCCGCGCGGTACGGGTCGATGCCGTGGCGGAAGAGGACCTCGGCCCGGTAGACGTTGCCGACGCCCGCGATGACCTTCTGGTCCATCAGGAGGGCGGCGACGGTGGTCCGGCTGCGGGAGATCCGCTGCCAGGCGCGCTCGCCGTCCTCGTCGCCCCGGAGCGGGTCCGGGCCGAGGCGCTCGTGTATCGCGCGCTTCTCGGGCTCGGTGATCAGGGCGCAGGTGGTGGGCCCGCGCAGATCGGCGTGGTGGGCCGCGTTGACCAGGCGGAGGCGGACGGTCTCGGTGGGCGGCGGGGGCGGCGCGGTGCCGAAGCCGAGCTTGCCGAAGAGGCCGAGGTGGATGTGGACCCAGCCGGTGTCCCCGAAGCCCAGGAAGAGGTGCTTGCCGTGGGCGTCGGTGGTGGTGAGGGTGTGCCCGTCGAGGAGGGCCGCGCTGTCGGAGAACTTGCCCTGCGGGCTGCTCACCCGGACCGGTCCGCCCGCGAACCGCTCGGCGTGGTCCTGGGCGAGGCGGTGGATCGTGTGTCCCTCGGGCACGGCGGGCTGCTCCTGTGGTTCCTGCGAAGGGTGGACGGCATGGCCGTGCCGCCGGGTTCGGGACCCGGCGGCACAGGTTGCGTGGGGGTCAGCCCTGCTGCGGGTGGTGGGCCGGGATCGGGGGGAGTTCTCCGGTGGCCTCGTACGCCGAGAGCATCTCGATGCGGCGCGTGTGGCGCTCCTCGTTCGAGTACGGCGTGGAGAGGAAGATCTCGACGAACTTGGTGGACTCCTCCACCGTGTGCATCCGGCCGCCGATCGCGACGACGTTGGCGTTGTTGTGCTCACGGCCGAGGGCGGCGGTCTGCTCGCTCCAGGCCAGTGCGGCGCGGACGCCCTTGACCTTGTTGGCGGCGATCTGCTCGCCGTTGCCGGAGCCCCCGATCACGATGCCGAGGCTGTCCGGGTCCGCGGCCGTCTTCTCGGCGGCACGGAGGCAGAACGGCGGATAGTCGTCCTGGGCGTCGTAGATGTGGGGGCCGCAGTCGACGGCCTCGTGCCCGTGGGCACCGAGCCACTCGACGAGGTGGTTCTTGAGTTCGTAACCGGCATGGTCGGATCCGAGGTACACGCGCATGGTGCGAAGTGTGGCACGAACTTCGCGGGGTAGCGGTCAGCGGGGTCGGAGCCTGTCAGGTCGGGGGCGGTGCCGCCCCGGTCGGCCGGTGTGGCGAACGCCACTTGGGTAATGATCAGGCAAATCATCCGGAGCAGAGGGTTCCGTTTCTGCCGTCTTCCGGGCTTGAATGCGTGGCCTTGTCTTCCGCACCACCCCACGTGGAGCAGGGCACACCCTCATGCACGGAAACGTTAGGACTTCCCCCCATGACGTCGCAGACGACGCTGGCGGAGCCGGGTCACGAGCCCGGTGAGCCGGATCGGCCCGACTCCTCCGGCGGGCTTCAGGCCGGCCTGAAGAACCGCCACCTCTCGATGATCGCGATCGGCGGTGTGATCGGCGCGGGCCTCTTCGTGGGCTCCAGCGCGGGGATCGCGGCCGCCGGTCCGGCGATCCTGCTCTCGTACGCGATGGTCGGCCTGATGGTCGTCCTCGTGATGCGGATGCTCGGCGAGATGGCCGCCGCCCGCCCCAGCTCCGGCTCCTTCTCCGCCTACGCCGACCAGGCGCTGGGCCGTTGGGCCGGTTTCTCCATCGGCTGGCTCTACTGGTTCTTCTGGGTCGTGGTGCTCGCCGTCGAGGCCACGGCCGGCGCCAAGATCCTGGAGAGCTGGATCCCGGGTGTCCCGCAGTGGGCCTGGGCGCTGATCGTGATGGTCGTGCTGACCGCCACCAACCTGGTCTCGGTGGGCAGTTACGGCGAGTTCGAGTTCTGGTTCGCCGGGATCAAGGTCGTGGCGATCGGCGCGTTCGTGGTCGTCGGTCTGCTCGCCGTCTTCGGGTTCCTGCCCGGTTCGGACAACCCCGGCTCGGGGCTGGCCCATCTCACGGACTCCGGCGGGTTCTTCCCCGAAGGGCCGGGGGCCATCCTCACCGGTGTGCTGATGGTGGTCTTCTCGTTCATGGGCAGCGAGATCGTGACCCTGGCGGCCGGTGAGTCGGCGGACCCGCAGCGGGCCGTGTCGAAGGCCACCAACAGCGTGATCTGGCGTATCGCCGTCTTCTACCTGGGCTCCATCTTCGTCGTGCTGACGCTGCTGCCGTGGAACGACCCGTCGATCCTGGAGAAGGGCAGCTATGTGGCCGCCCTCGACTCGATCGGCATCCCGCACGCGGGCCAGGTCATGGACTTCATCGTGCTGACGGCCGTGCTCTCCTGTCTCAACTCCGGCCTGTACACGGCCTCCAGGATGGCGTTCTCGCTCGGTGAGCGGGGCGACGCCCCGAAGTCCTTCGCCAAGGTCAACACGCGGGGTGTGCCGCAGGCGGCGATCCTGTCCTCGGTCGTCTTCGGCTTCGTGGCGGTGTTCTTCAACTACCAGTGGCCCGACACGGTGTTCCAGTTCCTGCTGAACTCCTCGGGTGCGGTGGCACTCTTCGTCTGGCTGGTCATCTGCTTCACCCAGCTGCGGATGCGCGGGATCATCCTGCGCGAGAGTCCGGGCAAGCTGGTCGTACGGATGTGGCTCTTCCCGTATCTGACCTGGGCGACGATCGCGATGATCTCCTTCGTCCTGGTCTACATGCTCACCGACGACGCCGCCCGCGAGCAGGTCGTGCTGTCGCTGCTGGTCGCGGCGCTGGTGGTGGGCATCTCGCTGGTGCGCGAGGCGCGCAGCCGCAAGGCGGTCACCCCCGCCGAGTGACACGTACGTGAGTGATACGTGACTGTAGATGTCACGTATATCGGGGAGGCTTTCCTTCGTACCGCGAAAAGTGCGAGCGAAGGAGAGCCTCCCTCATGGTTTCCGCATCCGCAGGGCACCCCGGACCCGCAGAACCCCCCACCTTCCAGACCGGCTTCCCCATCCGGCCCGACCGGCTGGTGGAGGCCGCCACGCCCGAGGAGGTACGGGAAGCCGTGGCGTACGCCGGCGGGCGCGGGCTCCATGTCGCCGCGCACGCCTCCGGCCACGGCCTCCCCGGCCCCGTCGAGGGCGGGGTCCTCATCGCCACCGGCGCCCTGGACTCCGTCGAGATCGACCCGGCCCGCCGCACCGCCCGGATCGGCGCGGGCGCGAGCTGGGGCCGGGTGATCGAGGCGGCGGCCCCGCACGGGCTCGCCCCGCTCAACGGCTCCTCCCCCTCCGTGGGCGCCGTCTCCTACACGCTGGGCGGCGGGCTCGGCATCCTGGCCCGGGAGTTCGGGTACGCGGCCGACCACGTGCGCTCGCTGGACGTGGTGACCGCCGACGGCACCGCGCGCCGGGTCACGCCGGAGCGCGAGCCGGAGCTGTTCTGGGGGCTGCGCGGGGGCGGGCACCGACTGGGGGTGGTGACCGGTATGGAGATCGGGCTGGCGGCGGTGGAGCGGCTGTACGGCGGATCGGTCGTCTTCGACGGGGCGTGCGCGGGCGAGGTGGTGCGCGGCTATCTGGAGTGGACGCGGACCGTGCCGGAGACCGTGACGTCGTCGCTGGCCGCGCTCGTCTACCCGGCCATGCCCCAGCTGCCCGAGGAACTGCGCGGCCGGTACGTGATCTCCGCGCGGGTGGCCTTCACGGGGGACGTGGCGGAGGGCGAGCGGCTGGTGGCGCCGCTGCGGGCGATCGGGGCGGGTGGTCCACGCGGGGCGGCGGACTCCCCCGTCCTGTCGGACTCGCTGCGGGAGATGCCGTACACCGAGAGCCACACCATCCACAGCGACCCGCCGTTCCCGCACGCGTACTACGGGGACAGTGCGGTGCTCGGCGAGCCGGACGCGGAGCGGACCGTACGGGCCTTCGAACTGGCCGGGCCCCGGGCGCCGATGATGACCGTGGTGCAGTTCAACCACCTGGGCGGGGCGCTGGCCGCGCGGCCGGAGGTGCCCAGCGCCGTGCCGTACCGCGACGCCCGGTTCCTGCTGCGGCTGCTGTCGCCGCTGGACGGTACGGATGTGGGCGCGGTGCGCGCGCTGTACGGGGAGGTGGGGCGGGTGCTGGAGCCGGCCGTCCTGGGGCGGTCGCTGAACTTCTCCTTCGGCGGCGGGGACCGTACCGCCGGTTTCCATGAGCCGGAGACGGCGAAGAGGCTCGCCGGTCTGGTCTCCCAGTACGATCCGGCGGGCCTCTTCGGTGGCCCTTACGGGGCCTGAGTCTTCAGACAGCGGGCTGTCAGCCTCGGCGGCCCAGCAGCTTCCAGGAGGCGGGCAGGGCGCCCATCGCCAGGGCCGCCTTGAGCGCGTCGCCGATGAGGAACGGGGTCAGCCCGGCCGCGACGGCCGCGCTCAGGGACATGCCGGTGGCCAGCGCCAGGTAGGGCACGCCGACGGCGTAGATGATCGCGGAGCCGACCACCATGGTGCCCGCCGTGCGCAGCACCGAGCGGTCACCGCCCCGGCGGGCGAGGGCGCCGACGACGGTGGCGGCGAGCAGCATCCCGAGGATGTAGCCCAGGGACGGCATCGCGTAGCCCGAGGTGCCCTCGGCGAACCACGGCATCCCGGCCATGCCGACGAGCGCGTACACCGCGAGGGAGAGGAAGCCCCGGCGGGCGCCGAGCGCGGTGCCGATGAGGAGCGCGGCGAAGGTCTGGCCGGTGACGGGGACCGGGGAGCCGGGGACCGGGACGGCGATCTGGGCCGCGATGCCGGTGAGGGCGGCGCCACCGAGCACGAGGGCCGCGTCGACGGCGTAGCGGTGCCGGGCTGCGGGCAGCAGGTCGGCGAGGACCGCTCCGGAACGGACGGGGGCGGCAGCAGTGCTCATCGGGACTCCGCGGGTGAGGGCAGGCAGGCTGGGACGGCTCCGCCAGGCAGGTGGGGTGGGACTGCTGCCGACGTTAGCCCAGCAGTGAACGAGCGATCACCATCAGCCGCCCACAAAGCGGTGGTTGGCGGGTTGGTGGGGTTCACACAAAGGCCGCCGCACAATCACCTCTGGGCGTGATGCTCGTCACGGAGGTGAGGCAGTGGGTGGTCCGTTTTGGCGGGAGGGGGACCTCGGCCGCAGACTGTAGGTTCCCCATAAATGATCCGAGAGTGACCCGCACGCCATGCACGAGGCTCCCCCCACCCCGTCCGGGGCTCCCGCGACCCCCGCCGAGCCCCTCGAACACGGGCTGAAGCAGCGTCACCTCACGATGCTCGGGCTCGGCGGGGTGATCGGGGCCGGGCTGTTCGTGGGGTCGGGTGCCGGGATCGCCGTGGCGGGGCCCGCCATCGTCGTCTCGTATCTGATCGCGGGCGCGCTCGCGATGCTGGTGATGCGGATGCTCGGCGAGATGTCCGCCGCGATGCCCGCCTCCGGCTCCTTCTCCGTGCACGCGGAGCGGACGCTCGGACGGTGGGCCGGGTTCAGCGTGGGCTGGCTGTACTGGTTCCTGCTGGTGGTGGTCCTCGCCGTGGAGGCGACGGCCGCCGCGCAGATCGCCCACGGGTGGGTGCCGGCGGTCGAACCGTGGGCGTGGGTGCTGCTGTTCATGGTCGTGTTCACCGCCGCCAACCTGACGGCGGTGAAGAACTTCGGCGAGTTCGAGTTCTGGTTCGCCTCCTTGAAGGTCGGCGCGATCGTCGTCTTCCTGGGGCTCGGGGTGCTGGCCGTCCTCGGGTGGCTCCCGGACACCGACCCGGTCGGGATGACCAACCTGACCGGGCAGGGCGGCTTCCTGCCGAACGGCTGGAGCGGGGTCGTGGCGGGTGTGCTGACCGTGGTCTTCGCCTTCGGCGGCCTGGAGGTCGTCACCATCGCCGCCGCCGAGACCGACGACCCGGCGCGCGCGGTGGGGCGGGCGGTGCGCAGTGCGGTGGTGCGCATCCTCTTCTTCTACGTCGGTTCCATGCTGGTCATCGTCACCGTGCTGCCGTGGACCGCCCAGCAGGCCGGGCTGAGCCCGTATGTGAAGGTGCTGGACTCGATCGGGGTGCCGTCCGCCGGGCAGATCATGAACATCGTGGTGTTCGTGGCGCTGCTCTCGGCGCTCAACGCCAATCTGTACGGGTCCTCGCGGATGGTGTTCTCGCTGGCGGAGCGCGGGGAGGCGCCGCGCGGGCTGCTGAAGGTGTCGGGCGGCTCTCCGGGGAAGGCGGGCGGGGTTCCCCGGCGGGCGGTGCTGGCGTCGGTGGCCTTCGGCTTCGTCTCCGTACTGCTCAATCTGCTCTGGCCGGACACCGTGTTCCTCTACATGCTCAACTCGGTCGGCGCGGTGCTGCTGTTCGTCTGGGCGCTGATCGCCGCCTCCCAACTGCGGCTGCGCGCCCGGCTGGAGCGGGAGGCGCCGGGGGCGCTGGCGCTGCGGATGTGGTGCTTCCCGTATCTGACCTGGCTGACGCTGGCAGGGTTGCTGGGGGTGCTGCTGCTGATGCTGACGGACGCCGACGCGCGGCCGCAGGTGCTGTGGTCGGCGGGGGCGACGGCGCTGGTGCTGCTGGTGGCGGTGGGGCGCCAGTGGCGGGAGCGCAAGAGGTCGGCTACCACCGGCCGGTAGGCGCGGGAGCGCATGGGGTCGGCTCTTACCGACCGGTAGGCGGATGTGCACCTTGTGTGAGCTTCGTGCCCGTATAGCGGACACCCGTTCC is a genomic window of Streptomyces sp. SID8374 containing:
- a CDS encoding amino acid permease, translating into MHEAPPTPSGAPATPAEPLEHGLKQRHLTMLGLGGVIGAGLFVGSGAGIAVAGPAIVVSYLIAGALAMLVMRMLGEMSAAMPASGSFSVHAERTLGRWAGFSVGWLYWFLLVVVLAVEATAAAQIAHGWVPAVEPWAWVLLFMVVFTAANLTAVKNFGEFEFWFASLKVGAIVVFLGLGVLAVLGWLPDTDPVGMTNLTGQGGFLPNGWSGVVAGVLTVVFAFGGLEVVTIAAAETDDPARAVGRAVRSAVVRILFFYVGSMLVIVTVLPWTAQQAGLSPYVKVLDSIGVPSAGQIMNIVVFVALLSALNANLYGSSRMVFSLAERGEAPRGLLKVSGGSPGKAGGVPRRAVLASVAFGFVSVLLNLLWPDTVFLYMLNSVGAVLLFVWALIAASQLRLRARLEREAPGALALRMWCFPYLTWLTLAGLLGVLLLMLTDADARPQVLWSAGATALVLLVAVGRQWRERKRSATTGR
- a CDS encoding biotin transporter BioY, translated to MSTAAAPVRSGAVLADLLPAARHRYAVDAALVLGGAALTGIAAQIAVPVPGSPVPVTGQTFAALLIGTALGARRGFLSLAVYALVGMAGMPWFAEGTSGYAMPSLGYILGMLLAATVVGALARRGGDRSVLRTAGTMVVGSAIIYAVGVPYLALATGMSLSAAVAAGLTPFLIGDALKAALAMGALPASWKLLGRRG
- a CDS encoding FAD-binding oxidoreductase, whose amino-acid sequence is MVSASAGHPGPAEPPTFQTGFPIRPDRLVEAATPEEVREAVAYAGGRGLHVAAHASGHGLPGPVEGGVLIATGALDSVEIDPARRTARIGAGASWGRVIEAAAPHGLAPLNGSSPSVGAVSYTLGGGLGILAREFGYAADHVRSLDVVTADGTARRVTPEREPELFWGLRGGGHRLGVVTGMEIGLAAVERLYGGSVVFDGACAGEVVRGYLEWTRTVPETVTSSLAALVYPAMPQLPEELRGRYVISARVAFTGDVAEGERLVAPLRAIGAGGPRGAADSPVLSDSLREMPYTESHTIHSDPPFPHAYYGDSAVLGEPDAERTVRAFELAGPRAPMMTVVQFNHLGGALAARPEVPSAVPYRDARFLLRLLSPLDGTDVGAVRALYGEVGRVLEPAVLGRSLNFSFGGGDRTAGFHEPETAKRLAGLVSQYDPAGLFGGPYGA